A single window of Martelella sp. NC20 DNA harbors:
- a CDS encoding LysR family transcriptional regulator: protein MRLNMSQPAVSHALARLRLLFDDPLLIRRGGQLVPSATGTRRGAGHRLFQGAKIRPGSGSAGCLQLLCRIRD, encoded by the coding sequence ATGCGGCTGAACATGAGCCAGCCCGCGGTCAGCCATGCGCTGGCGCGTTTGAGGCTGCTGTTCGATGATCCCTTGCTGATCCGCCGCGGCGGGCAGCTTGTCCCGAGCGCCACCGGAACCCGCCGAGGAGCCGGCCACCGTCTGTTTCAAGGCGCCAAGATAAGGCCTGGTTCGGGATCTGCGGGGTGCTTGCAATTGCTGTGTCGCATCCGGGATTAA
- a CDS encoding HupA family protein, which produces MNKIFLAALAGTAMIAVAGCSSTSGNNSSGDQGTGGGGSQGGEPSGPSGGDGEYTFGGTTAQLRDGSVTTVADTTGDYTEDDNGNISVSFTSGPYDGQSLSFSEVGSTADLDGQTATLEAFLGSDNDASTSGALYISVDGESGEGNGDFIALYSGDTISDLPQEGTGTYRGDYFGEAQNGATGGLVSGSSEIAVDFQSGAVSGDFSGLTIYDGDDAIGAMDDVGFAGTLDKNSAAYVADSVTIGGDAAGEGSIVKGSLFGGGASSTAGSVAAFDNADNPTKATIGVFQANRAD; this is translated from the coding sequence ATGAACAAGATCTTTCTGGCTGCTCTGGCTGGCACCGCAATGATCGCGGTGGCTGGATGCAGCAGCACGTCCGGAAACAATTCCTCGGGGGACCAGGGCACTGGCGGCGGCGGCTCGCAGGGAGGCGAACCCTCCGGACCCAGCGGCGGTGACGGCGAATATACTTTCGGCGGAACCACTGCTCAACTGAGGGATGGCTCCGTCACCACGGTTGCCGATACGACCGGTGACTATACCGAAGATGACAATGGCAACATCTCCGTCAGCTTCACATCCGGCCCCTATGACGGCCAGAGCCTGTCCTTCAGCGAGGTCGGCAGCACTGCCGATCTGGACGGCCAGACGGCTACACTGGAAGCGTTCCTCGGCTCCGACAATGACGCGAGCACATCGGGGGCGCTCTACATCTCCGTTGACGGTGAAAGTGGCGAGGGGAACGGCGACTTCATCGCTCTTTACAGCGGCGATACCATATCCGATCTGCCGCAGGAAGGCACCGGCACCTACCGGGGCGACTATTTCGGCGAAGCGCAGAATGGCGCGACCGGCGGCCTGGTTTCCGGCTCCAGCGAAATTGCTGTCGACTTTCAAAGCGGCGCGGTTTCAGGCGATTTCAGTGGCCTGACCATCTATGATGGCGATGACGCAATCGGAGCGATGGACGATGTCGGTTTTGCCGGTACGCTCGACAAGAACAGCGCCGCCTATGTGGCTGACAGCGTGACGATCGGCGGCGATGCGGCCGGCGAAGGTTCCATTGTCAAGGGCTCGCTCTTTGGCGGCGGCGCGAGTTCGACGGCCGGCAGTGTGGCCGCCTTCGACAATGCCGACAATCCGACCAAGGCAACCATCGGCGTGTTCCAGGCGAATCGGGCAGACTGA
- a CDS encoding amino acid ABC transporter substrate-binding protein, which yields MKFRTLSAVTMMAASLFSSTFALAQSGDAVIDRIREKNAISIGYREASIPFSYIDDEGQPVGYSTDLCKEVAETVKTALDLPDLKIEWVPVNLQNRIPLVANGTVDISCESAVNTIGRQSQVDFSNPFFISHTRFLVKTGSGITELADLEDKSIALPINSVPERLIKSLIEKDNLNMRIVPVKDNSEGFLALQTGRADAFSTDDILLFGLKNKAVDPAAYEVVGKPLSYDSYGFLVQKNSTVFLTLVNATLARLSRDGELQALYARWFDPMGVPLSPDLATVFHVIAIPE from the coding sequence ATGAAATTTCGGACATTATCTGCAGTCACCATGATGGCGGCATCGCTGTTCTCATCGACTTTCGCGCTTGCCCAATCCGGCGATGCGGTGATCGACCGGATCAGGGAGAAGAACGCAATCTCGATCGGCTACCGCGAAGCGTCGATTCCGTTTTCCTACATAGACGACGAGGGCCAGCCGGTCGGATATTCGACCGATCTCTGCAAGGAGGTCGCCGAAACGGTGAAGACGGCTTTGGATTTGCCTGACCTGAAGATCGAATGGGTTCCGGTCAACCTTCAGAACCGGATTCCGCTGGTGGCGAACGGAACAGTCGACATCTCCTGTGAATCGGCCGTCAATACGATCGGACGGCAGTCGCAGGTCGACTTCTCGAACCCGTTCTTTATCTCCCACACCCGCTTTCTCGTGAAGACCGGCTCGGGGATTACCGAACTCGCCGACCTCGAGGACAAGTCGATCGCGCTGCCGATCAATTCCGTTCCGGAGCGGCTGATCAAATCCCTGATCGAAAAAGACAACCTCAACATGCGGATCGTCCCCGTGAAGGACAATTCGGAAGGCTTCCTCGCTCTGCAGACAGGTCGCGCGGATGCATTTTCGACCGACGATATCCTGCTGTTCGGGCTGAAAAACAAGGCGGTCGATCCCGCGGCTTATGAGGTCGTCGGAAAGCCGCTCTCCTACGACAGCTACGGTTTTCTGGTTCAGAAGAACAGCACGGTCTTCCTTACCCTCGTGAATGCAACACTGGCACGGCTTTCGCGCGACGGTGAACTGCAGGCACTCTACGCCCGTTGGTTCGACCCGATGGGTGTCCCGCTTTCACCTGACCTTGCGACGGTCTTTCACGTGATCGCCATTCCGGAATAA
- a CDS encoding aldo/keto reductase, whose protein sequence is MTTATLPHHVLGHDLKAFCEARGIMFTAYSPIGSGRLIADPVIGKIAAACGKSPAQIMLRWHLQRGNIALPRSSDPGRIVENIDILDFSLGEADIAHINALDSDDGRMMNPSWVKSWS, encoded by the coding sequence GTGACCACCGCTACCCTGCCACACCACGTCCTGGGACACGATCTCAAGGCATTCTGCGAGGCGCGCGGTATTATGTTCACGGCCTATTCGCCGATCGGGAGCGGTCGACTGATCGCCGACCCTGTAATCGGAAAGATCGCGGCGGCCTGCGGCAAGAGTCCGGCCCAGATCATGCTGCGCTGGCATCTGCAGCGAGGAAACATTGCGTTACCCAGATCAAGCGATCCGGGCCGGATCGTCGAAAATATCGATATTCTCGATTTCTCGCTCGGCGAAGCCGATATCGCGCATATCAACGCTCTGGATTCCGATGACGGACGGATGATGAACCCGAGCTGGGTCAAGAGCTGGTCCTGA
- a CDS encoding ABC transporter ATP-binding protein: MTSGNIMSNGDGRVEIDHVSIRFTSRKGDYLALAETALTLEPGTFTALIGPSGCGKSTLLNALAGFVEPTGGQIRIDREPVAGPSPKVGVVFQQYALFPWFTALGNVKFALKRFKLPKKELEERAMAALAEVGLETQADKYPGQLSGGMKQRVGIARTLAYAPKVLLMDEPFGALDAQTRRVMHDLLLKVWGKHRATVLFVTHDVDEALLLADHVHVMSRSPGRIIRSYDLTTPRPRAISRDNPTLLDTREEILTLLKPGPADEQAHAA, from the coding sequence ATGACCTCCGGCAATATCATGTCCAATGGCGATGGCCGGGTCGAGATCGACCACGTCTCCATCCGCTTTACCTCCCGCAAGGGCGACTATTTGGCGCTGGCCGAAACCGCGCTCACGCTCGAACCTGGCACCTTCACCGCGTTGATCGGCCCGTCTGGTTGCGGAAAGTCGACGCTGCTCAATGCGCTCGCCGGCTTCGTCGAGCCGACCGGCGGCCAGATCCGCATCGACCGTGAACCGGTGGCGGGGCCGAGCCCCAAGGTCGGCGTCGTTTTTCAGCAATATGCGCTGTTTCCCTGGTTTACCGCGCTCGGCAACGTCAAGTTTGCGCTGAAGCGTTTCAAGCTGCCGAAGAAGGAGCTTGAGGAACGCGCCATGGCGGCGCTGGCCGAGGTCGGCCTCGAAACCCAGGCCGATAAATATCCGGGCCAGTTGTCGGGCGGCATGAAGCAGCGCGTCGGCATTGCCCGCACGCTCGCCTATGCGCCGAAAGTGCTCTTGATGGATGAGCCCTTCGGCGCGCTCGATGCGCAGACCCGCCGCGTCATGCACGACCTGCTGCTGAAGGTGTGGGGCAAGCATCGCGCCACCGTGCTCTTCGTCACCCACGATGTCGACGAGGCGCTGCTTCTGGCCGACCATGTGCATGTCATGTCGCGCTCGCCCGGGCGCATCATCCGCAGCTACGACCTGACCACGCCGCGCCCACGCGCCATCTCGCGCGATAACCCGACACTGCTCGATACGCGCGAGGAAATCCTCACGCTCCTCAAGCCCGGTCCGGCGGATGAGCAGGCCCACGCGGCCTGA
- a CDS encoding aryl-sulfate sulfotransferase → MLNMKSQDVAADADQVTVRRRRTGLTLLDRAHTAGGYTLFAPQTSKGRVYLVDIEGKPAHEWQMPVRAGRDAVILKNGNLGYNGSHDTSLGLYPAWNLWHGGDFYEATPDGEIVWRHEDPRHHHDCQWLENGNLLYTAAEPMPKSISARIIGGDESKDGADGIVQSDVVTEVNRKGEVVWEWRAWEHLRPEDFPVHDIFDRRHWPMINGLGQTRDGLVLMSLRVTSGIIAVDKATGKVVWHVGPNVVAQQHTPVETPEGNILVFDNGNIRKGVTSPHSRALEFAPVTGKIVWQYADPCPPAFFSPYMGSAQRLENGNTFICESAFGRLFEVTPAGDTVWEYVIPYFAPYPAIVGPYITGEHNSLFRAHRYAAERIGWL, encoded by the coding sequence ATGCTGAATATGAAATCCCAGGATGTGGCCGCCGATGCCGATCAGGTCACCGTCCGTCGCCGTCGCACGGGGTTGACCTTGCTCGACCGCGCACACACCGCGGGTGGTTACACGCTGTTTGCTCCGCAGACCTCGAAGGGCCGCGTCTATCTCGTCGATATCGAGGGTAAGCCGGCGCATGAGTGGCAGATGCCGGTGCGCGCCGGCCGTGACGCGGTGATCCTGAAGAACGGCAATCTCGGCTATAATGGCAGCCACGACACCTCGCTTGGGCTCTATCCTGCCTGGAATCTCTGGCATGGCGGCGACTTCTACGAAGCCACGCCGGATGGCGAGATCGTCTGGCGCCATGAGGACCCGCGCCACCACCACGACTGCCAGTGGCTGGAAAACGGCAATCTCCTTTATACGGCGGCCGAACCCATGCCGAAGTCGATTTCGGCGCGCATCATTGGTGGCGATGAAAGCAAGGATGGCGCGGACGGCATTGTCCAGAGCGACGTCGTGACCGAGGTCAACCGCAAGGGGGAGGTCGTGTGGGAATGGCGCGCCTGGGAGCATCTGCGCCCGGAAGACTTCCCCGTCCACGACATCTTCGACCGGCGCCATTGGCCGATGATCAATGGCCTTGGTCAGACCCGCGACGGGCTGGTGCTGATGAGCCTGCGGGTCACCTCCGGTATCATCGCCGTCGACAAGGCGACCGGCAAGGTGGTCTGGCATGTCGGCCCTAATGTCGTCGCCCAGCAGCATACGCCGGTGGAAACGCCCGAGGGCAATATCCTGGTGTTCGACAACGGCAATATCCGCAAGGGCGTCACCTCGCCGCATTCGCGGGCGCTGGAATTTGCGCCCGTCACCGGCAAGATCGTCTGGCAATACGCCGATCCATGCCCGCCCGCGTTTTTCTCGCCCTATATGGGCAGTGCCCAGCGGCTGGAGAACGGCAATACCTTCATCTGCGAATCGGCCTTTGGCCGGCTCTTCGAGGTGACGCCGGCAGGCGACACGGTCTGGGAATATGTCATTCCCTATTTCGCGCCCTATCCGGCGATTGTCGGCCCCTACATCACCGGCGAGCACAACAGCCTTTTCCGGGCGCATCGTTACGCCGCCGAGCGGATCGGATGGCTCTGA
- a CDS encoding GntR family transcriptional regulator → MSDPDNAQPHHYGGSRSTATLVIDELRTAILHNRLAGGERVRQDAIATQYGVSQMIVREAFKQLTAEGFLKAEPRRGVSVAVLSADEAWEVSQLRALVECQALRWAIPNMVRADFVKCEDVLDALDAAGSVDEKISLNARFHAVLYAPARRPKTLELIENLRMNFERYLRFTWEETHHSEQSQAEHRSILELCKIRDTERACDTLRKHILATGDLLVESLNASQRL, encoded by the coding sequence TTGAGTGACCCGGATAATGCACAGCCGCACCATTATGGCGGCAGTCGGTCGACGGCGACCCTTGTCATCGATGAATTGCGGACCGCGATCCTGCACAATCGCCTCGCCGGCGGCGAACGCGTCCGCCAGGATGCGATTGCAACGCAATATGGCGTCAGCCAGATGATCGTCAGGGAGGCCTTCAAGCAGCTCACCGCCGAAGGTTTCCTGAAGGCCGAACCGCGGCGCGGCGTGAGCGTGGCAGTCCTCAGCGCCGACGAAGCATGGGAAGTGTCACAGCTTCGCGCGCTTGTGGAGTGCCAGGCCTTGCGATGGGCCATTCCGAACATGGTGCGCGCCGACTTCGTCAAGTGCGAGGACGTTCTGGACGCGCTGGATGCCGCAGGCTCTGTTGACGAGAAGATCTCGCTCAACGCCCGCTTTCACGCAGTGCTCTATGCCCCGGCCCGGCGGCCGAAAACGCTCGAACTGATTGAAAATCTACGAATGAACTTCGAGCGCTATCTGAGATTCACCTGGGAAGAGACGCATCATAGCGAGCAGTCGCAAGCCGAACACCGCTCTATCCTTGAACTCTGCAAGATCCGCGACACCGAACGTGCATGCGACACGCTTCGAAAGCACATCCTCGCAACCGGCGACTTGCTTGTCGAAAGCCTGAATGCGTCGCAACGTCTATAG
- a CDS encoding HAD-IA family hydrolase — translation MLRLSDFDAVTFDVYGTLIDWEPSIVAFLTGWAGKAGVKADGEELIMAFDRARAEIQKERPAHLYPEVLRRCFDRISAEFGVPADAAQREAFSRTPHDWPAYSDASEGLKALQARVKIGALSNIDNASLSSSCAKMDIRFDVVVTAERVGAYKPAQEHFDTAIADLQALGIPRNRILHVGQSLRADITPANRLGLKSAWVNRPQRLLGLSGEGAAEARPDLTVASLAELLDTIA, via the coding sequence ATGTTGCGACTTTCCGATTTCGACGCCGTCACCTTTGATGTCTATGGGACCCTTATCGACTGGGAGCCGTCCATCGTCGCCTTTCTGACAGGATGGGCCGGGAAGGCCGGCGTGAAGGCGGATGGCGAGGAGCTGATCATGGCCTTCGATCGCGCCCGGGCCGAAATCCAGAAGGAGCGACCGGCCCATCTCTACCCGGAGGTGCTGCGCCGCTGCTTCGATCGCATCTCCGCCGAATTCGGCGTGCCGGCGGATGCTGCGCAACGGGAAGCCTTTTCCAGGACGCCGCATGACTGGCCGGCCTATTCCGACGCCTCGGAAGGGTTGAAGGCGCTGCAGGCGCGCGTGAAGATCGGCGCTCTCTCGAACATCGACAACGCCTCGCTTTCGTCCTCATGCGCGAAGATGGACATACGGTTCGACGTCGTCGTCACGGCTGAAAGGGTAGGTGCTTACAAGCCGGCTCAGGAACACTTCGATACGGCTATCGCGGACCTGCAGGCGCTCGGCATCCCGCGCAACCGCATCCTTCACGTCGGCCAAAGTTTACGCGCCGATATCACCCCAGCCAACAGGCTCGGGCTGAAAAGCGCGTGGGTCAATCGCCCGCAAAGATTGCTCGGCCTTTCCGGCGAGGGAGCCGCCGAGGCGCGGCCCGATCTGACGGTCGCAAGCCTGGCCGAACTGCTGGACACTATCGCTTGA
- a CDS encoding ABC transporter permease, whose translation MTDANEDKEVAPRYPGLTETLANVAGGMISPVMSLTIVLAIWSIVALMQVVPESIFPAPWTVAEAFGEMVSNGAFSSDLVVSLSRAAIGFVIGASLGVAVGVLTGRVATVRLLLNPFMTILRPIPAIALVPVAIVWFGIGEGSKYFVISYTVFLAVWFNTHHGMEYIPEIYLRASRSLGAGRLREFFAVVIPAAAPHIFAGIRLGVALAFLSLVAAELSGASSGIGYRLQESRQYIRTDRMFALLIELGVLGALVDTIVHRIGKRLVHWEQN comes from the coding sequence ATGACCGATGCCAATGAAGACAAGGAGGTTGCGCCGCGCTATCCGGGCCTGACCGAAACCTTGGCCAATGTCGCCGGCGGGATGATCAGCCCGGTCATGTCGCTGACGATCGTTCTGGCGATCTGGAGCATTGTCGCCCTTATGCAGGTCGTGCCCGAGAGCATCTTTCCGGCGCCCTGGACGGTTGCGGAAGCCTTCGGCGAAATGGTCTCGAACGGCGCCTTCAGTTCCGATCTCGTCGTTTCGTTAAGCCGTGCGGCGATCGGCTTTGTCATCGGCGCGTCGCTTGGCGTCGCGGTCGGCGTGCTGACGGGCCGGGTTGCCACCGTCCGGCTGTTGCTCAACCCGTTCATGACGATCCTGCGGCCCATTCCGGCAATCGCGCTGGTGCCGGTCGCCATCGTCTGGTTCGGGATCGGGGAGGGGTCGAAATATTTCGTCATCTCCTACACCGTCTTCCTCGCCGTCTGGTTCAACACCCATCACGGCATGGAATATATTCCTGAAATCTATCTGCGCGCGTCGCGCTCGCTCGGGGCAGGACGCTTGCGCGAATTCTTCGCCGTCGTCATTCCCGCCGCCGCGCCGCATATCTTCGCCGGCATCCGGCTGGGCGTGGCGCTCGCCTTCCTCAGCCTCGTTGCCGCGGAACTCTCCGGTGCCTCCTCGGGTATCGGCTACCGATTGCAGGAATCGCGGCAATATATCCGCACCGACCGCATGTTCGCGCTGTTGATCGAGCTCGGCGTGCTTGGCGCGCTGGTCGACACGATCGTGCATCGTATCGGCAAGCGGCTGGTGCATTGGGAACAGAACTGA
- a CDS encoding LacI family DNA-binding transcriptional regulator — MSKPAKVTLIEVAKRAGVSPATVSNAINSARYVDTETKKRVDRAIADLGYVPNLKARRLRTGKANAIAVFSSMPFSISAGPSRLGFMMEIAASAAVAALEKRLSLVLVPPLPVNDPGFDHLEADGAIVIEPSIDDPHIAELMRRGVPTVAIGRPGPGFSNTVPYIDLQPKVVTEKVIRHFLETGASSPALFIGKTNRAAFHETETAYRRLAQETGFEPVVAYLDEADGEEAGHQATLRILDSRPGIDALFVLIDTFATGAVRALNERGIAMPDRMRVATRYDGLRARESTPRLTAFNLHLDEIARLALAGLMRAMEGDAQPLSIKGPEPEIVVRESSARSKNPRPDC; from the coding sequence ATGTCAAAACCGGCGAAGGTCACATTGATCGAGGTTGCCAAACGGGCGGGCGTATCGCCAGCCACCGTTTCCAACGCGATCAACAGCGCCCGCTATGTCGACACGGAAACGAAGAAGCGTGTCGACAGGGCGATCGCCGATCTCGGCTACGTGCCGAACTTGAAGGCGCGACGGCTGCGCACCGGCAAGGCCAACGCGATCGCGGTCTTTTCATCCATGCCGTTTTCGATTTCCGCCGGTCCGTCACGGCTGGGCTTCATGATGGAAATCGCCGCGTCCGCCGCCGTTGCCGCGCTGGAAAAACGGCTCTCCCTCGTGCTGGTGCCGCCGCTTCCGGTCAACGACCCGGGTTTCGACCACCTGGAGGCCGACGGCGCGATCGTCATCGAACCGTCGATCGACGATCCGCATATCGCCGAACTGATGCGGCGCGGGGTGCCGACGGTGGCAATCGGTCGCCCTGGGCCCGGCTTTTCCAACACGGTGCCCTATATCGACCTTCAGCCCAAGGTGGTGACGGAAAAGGTCATCCGACATTTTCTCGAGACCGGCGCCAGCAGCCCCGCCCTCTTCATCGGCAAGACCAACCGGGCCGCTTTCCACGAAACAGAAACCGCTTACAGGCGGCTGGCGCAAGAGACCGGTTTCGAGCCGGTCGTCGCCTATCTCGACGAGGCCGACGGTGAAGAGGCCGGCCATCAGGCAACCTTGCGCATCCTCGACAGCCGGCCGGGTATCGACGCGCTTTTCGTTCTGATCGACACATTTGCGACGGGCGCGGTGCGGGCATTGAACGAACGCGGCATCGCCATGCCCGACAGGATGCGGGTCGCGACCCGCTATGACGGCCTGCGCGCCCGCGAGAGCACGCCGCGGCTCACCGCCTTCAACCTGCATCTCGACGAAATCGCACGACTGGCGCTGGCAGGCCTCATGCGCGCCATGGAAGGAGATGCTCAGCCGCTGTCGATCAAAGGCCCAGAGCCGGAAATCGTGGTGCGCGAATCCTCAGCGCGCTCAAAAAATCCCCGTCCGGACTGTTGA
- a CDS encoding ABC transporter substrate-binding protein — translation MTFRFLPSSFASFAGALTLAALSFTASAKADQAVNFAWSPNPQTPQVDVAMAKGYFKEAGLDLNIVSFPSGREGFEALIGGQVDFAFMAEFPAVTGALTGQKFGVVADLARYTGSRIIGSSKYSELKSPADLKGLKIGTTLGTNVDYYLSEVLKSAGVSAEVINASPVDLVPSLVKGDIQAAVLFPTFYAQAEKALGDDYRELRAPGYQVHYIVAASQNALDGKKDMVEAFLGALVKADADVKADPKAAMEAVAANMKGAMDVEGLQAMWKDVDLGITLDDNLLALLVSEGDWIVSKGVIKAEAPTSETIRPYLVDAPLKAVSPAAVKLP, via the coding sequence ATGACTTTCAGATTCTTGCCTTCCAGCTTTGCAAGCTTTGCCGGCGCGCTGACGCTCGCCGCCCTGTCATTCACCGCTTCCGCAAAGGCCGACCAGGCCGTCAATTTCGCCTGGTCGCCCAATCCGCAGACCCCGCAGGTCGACGTCGCCATGGCCAAGGGCTATTTCAAGGAAGCTGGTCTCGATCTCAACATCGTATCCTTTCCCTCCGGCCGCGAAGGTTTCGAGGCGCTCATCGGCGGTCAGGTGGATTTCGCCTTCATGGCCGAATTCCCGGCGGTGACCGGCGCGCTGACGGGTCAGAAATTCGGCGTCGTCGCCGATCTCGCCCGCTACACCGGTTCGCGCATCATCGGCTCCTCCAAATATAGCGAGCTGAAGTCGCCCGCTGACCTTAAGGGGCTGAAAATCGGCACCACGCTCGGCACCAATGTCGATTACTATCTGAGCGAAGTGCTCAAGAGTGCCGGTGTCAGCGCCGAGGTGATCAATGCCTCGCCGGTCGATCTCGTGCCATCGCTGGTCAAGGGGGATATCCAGGCCGCCGTCCTCTTCCCGACCTTCTATGCCCAGGCCGAGAAGGCGCTCGGCGACGATTATCGCGAGTTGCGCGCGCCCGGTTATCAGGTCCATTACATTGTCGCCGCCTCGCAGAACGCGCTCGACGGCAAAAAAGACATGGTCGAGGCCTTCCTCGGCGCGCTCGTCAAGGCGGATGCCGACGTGAAGGCTGATCCGAAGGCCGCGATGGAGGCCGTCGCGGCCAACATGAAGGGTGCCATGGATGTCGAAGGCCTGCAGGCCATGTGGAAGGATGTCGACCTCGGCATCACGCTCGACGACAACCTTCTTGCGCTCCTCGTATCGGAGGGTGACTGGATCGTTTCCAAGGGCGTGATCAAGGCCGAGGCTCCGACGTCGGAAACGATCCGCCCCTATCTGGTCGATGCGCCTCTCAAGGCGGTTTCGCCGGCTGCGGTTAAGCTGCCCTGA
- a CDS encoding surface lipoprotein assembly modifier, whose amino-acid sequence MANRRFEPRAGNPARGLGQGLKRIRRVCLFVFTLGFFMISAPQWVFAKKSTVTGFDAVRVLVEYGQYENAMALAESFATDEKGKTLAAAFTQALILEQQGRLPEAASALRAILSQNPEARNVRRELASVLYQQGEGNASLHHFELLAGSANSADERAFYERLAAKARTIRPWSLGGYISIAPSTNITEAPDADLVYIGGIPILPAEKKSGIGYGYGLNGSYRFDLDEVSSITIGGGVNGDWYRDTSFNTSYFDSFVDYRREIGDWTVTGGLVGQYVMKGEEPYRWSLGPAFSLRHNMGRKGVTTLRGMWRKLDYHDRDELDGSETVLGISHLYAISSASSVRFGGNIGYVDAANDTNSYVRLSLNAQYFREWSFGAISDISIFADDRKYQDITYLAGEKRSDQRIQASLGITLRNLAIQGFAPRIEYAYTQNFSNVDVYDFSKNTLSTYLTKKF is encoded by the coding sequence ATGGCCAATCGCCGATTTGAGCCGCGCGCCGGAAACCCGGCGCGCGGCCTGGGTCAGGGGTTGAAACGCATACGGCGCGTCTGCCTGTTTGTGTTCACCCTTGGGTTCTTCATGATAAGCGCCCCGCAATGGGTCTTCGCAAAAAAGTCCACCGTCACCGGCTTTGACGCGGTACGCGTTCTGGTTGAATACGGCCAGTATGAAAATGCGATGGCGCTGGCGGAAAGCTTCGCCACTGACGAAAAGGGCAAGACGCTCGCCGCCGCCTTCACGCAGGCGCTCATACTGGAACAACAGGGCCGGTTGCCGGAAGCGGCAAGCGCTCTTCGTGCCATCCTTTCGCAGAACCCCGAGGCCCGCAATGTCCGGCGTGAGCTGGCCAGCGTTCTCTACCAACAGGGCGAGGGCAACGCGTCGCTGCATCACTTCGAACTTCTGGCCGGCAGCGCCAACAGCGCCGATGAGCGCGCGTTCTACGAGCGCCTTGCCGCCAAGGCCCGCACGATCCGTCCCTGGTCGCTTGGCGGCTACATCTCCATCGCGCCCAGCACCAACATCACCGAAGCCCCCGACGCCGATCTCGTCTATATCGGCGGCATTCCCATACTGCCTGCCGAAAAGAAGAGCGGCATCGGCTATGGCTATGGGCTGAACGGATCATACCGGTTCGACCTCGATGAAGTCTCATCGATCACGATAGGCGGCGGGGTCAACGGCGACTGGTATCGCGATACCAGCTTCAACACGAGTTACTTCGACAGTTTCGTCGACTATCGCCGGGAAATCGGAGACTGGACGGTGACCGGAGGCCTTGTCGGCCAGTATGTGATGAAGGGCGAAGAGCCTTATCGCTGGTCGCTCGGCCCGGCTTTCTCGCTGCGGCACAATATGGGCCGAAAGGGGGTCACAACGCTGCGCGGCATGTGGCGCAAGCTCGATTACCATGACCGCGATGAACTTGACGGCAGCGAAACCGTGCTGGGGATCAGTCATCTCTATGCCATCTCATCCGCGAGCTCGGTGCGTTTCGGCGGCAATATCGGCTATGTCGATGCCGCGAACGACACCAACAGCTATGTCCGCCTTTCCCTGAACGCGCAGTATTTCCGGGAATGGAGTTTCGGCGCGATTTCCGATATTTCGATTTTCGCGGACGATCGCAAATATCAGGACATAACCTATCTGGCCGGCGAAAAACGCTCCGATCAGCGTATCCAGGCATCGCTCGGCATCACGCTGCGCAATCTGGCGATCCAGGGCTTCGCCCCACGCATCGAATACGCCTACACCCAGAACTTCTCGAATGTCGATGTCTATGATTTTTCGAAGAACACGCTTTCAACCTATCTGACGAAGAAATTCTGA